The genomic region CTCCAGCAGCCCTGCTGATATCCGGCATTCCACCCAAAGCGGCTTCATCATCACCATTTTCAAAGCCTGCATAGCTAACTGTCAGTGTCGGATCAGTTTCACCGTAAACCTTGGTTTTGTCAACGGCAGTTACCGTCAAGGTAGCTTCCGTGACTTCAAAGGTGCCATCCACATAATTGATGGTATAGTTACCCGAGGTATAACCGATAGCGGTAATAGTGTAATTACCAACATCTTCTCCGGCAGCCCTGCTGATATCCAAGGTTCCACCCAAAGCAGTTTTATCATCACCATTTTCAAAGCCTGCATAGCTAACTGTCAGTGTCGGGTCAGCTTCACCGTAAACCTTGGTTTTGTCATCGGCAGTTACTGTCAAGGAAGCCTGGGTGACCTCAAAATTGCCATCCACATAATTGATGTTATAGTTGCCTGAGGTATAACCGATAGCGGTAATAGTGTAATTACCAACATCTTCTCCGGCAGCCCTGCTGATATCCAGGGTTCCGCCCAATGCGGTTTTATCATCACCATTTTCAAAGCCTGCATAGCTGACTGTCAATGTCGGATCAGCTTCACCGTAAACCTTGGTTTTGTCATCGGCAGTTACTGTCAAGGAAGCCTGGGTGACCTCAAAATTGCCATCCACATAATTGATGTTATAGTTGCCTGAGGTATAACCGATAGCGGTAATAGTGTAATTACCAACATCTTCTCCGGCAGCCCTGCTGATATCCAGGGTTCCGCCCAATGCGGTTTTATCATCACCATTTTCAAAGCCTGCATAGCTGACTGTCAATGTCGGATCAGCTTCACCGTAAACCTTGGTTTTGTCATCGGCAGTTACTGTCAAGGAAGCCTTTGTAATCTCAAAGGTTCCGTCCACATAATTGATATTATAATTGCCTGAGGTATAACCGATAGCGGTAATAGTGTAATTACCAACATCTTCTCCAGCTGACCTGCTGATATCCAGCATTCCACCCAAAGCGGTTTCATCATCACCATTGGTAAAACCTGCATAGCTGACTGTCAGTGTCGGATCAGTTTCACCGTAAACCTTGGTTTTGTCATCGGCAGTTACCGTCAAGGTAGCCTCCGTGACTTCAAAGGTACCATCCACATAATTGATGGTATAATTACCCGAGGTGTAGCCGGAAACCCCAATGGTATAGCTGCCTACATCTTCTCCGGCAGCCCTGCTGATATCCAGGGTTCCGCCCAATGCGGTTTCATCATCACCATTGGTAAAACCTGCATAGCTAACTGTCAGTGTCGGATCAGTTTCACCGTAAACCTTGGTTTTATCATCGGCAGTTACTGTCAAGGAAGCCTTTGTAATCTCAAAGGTTCCGTCCACATAATTGATGGTATAGTTACCCGAGGTGTAGCCGGAAGCCGTTATGGTATAGTTGCCTACATCTTCTCCGGCAGCCCTGCTGATATCCAGGGTTCCGCCCAATGCGGTTTCATCATCACCGTTGGTAAAACCTGCATAGCTAACTGTCAGTGTCGGATCAGTTTCACCGTAAACCTTGGTTTTGTCATCGGCAGTTACCGTCAAGGTAGCCTCCGTGACTTCAAAGGTACCATCCACATAATTGATGGTATAGTTACCCGAGGTGTAGCCGGAAACCCCAATGGTATAGCTGCCTACATCTTCTCCGGCAGCCCTGCTGATATCCAGGGTTCTGCCCAATGCGGTTTCATCATCACCATTGGTAAAACCTGCATAGCTAACTGTCAGTGTCGGATCAATTTCTCCGTAAACCTTGGTTTTGTTATCGGCAGTTACCGTTAAGGTAGCCTTATCTACCGTCAAGTTTTGCGTAATATCCGTAGCGGCATTGGTTACACCATCTCCACTTTGTGCAGCTGTGATTTGTGTGCTACCTGCTTTTAGAATAGTTGCTTGATTACCACTTATACTGACCACGGTTGGATCATCTGCAGTATAGGTCACTGTCAAACCTTGATCCGTTTGTGCAACACCTAATGTAAAAGAAGGATCCCCATAAGTTTTGGTTGGTATACTTGGGAAGGTGATGGTTTGATCAATTTTAACTGGACCTACCAGGGTACTTTCAACCGTTGTACCTGCATCTTTCCCGTCATTAGGAGTCACTTCAAAACCGATGTATTTGCCTTGATCTGCAGATTGTAAAGTGTACTGTTGATTGGTTGCTCCAGAAATGGCAGTTTTCCCTGTTCCGGCATTATCATCGGAAAGATACCATTGATAGGTGGTTCCACTTTCGGTATCCCCATCTGGATCTGTAAAAGTATAGTTCCCCGTCAGCACCTCTCCAATGGTCAAAGCTCCATTGATGGAAAGGCTACTTGCAGTTGGGGCATCATTCGTATCCTTAGTACTGGTATCCGTGCTTGTGGACCCTGTATTTCCGGCAGGATCAGTAAGGGTAACTGAAAGAGTAATCGTGCCATCTCCCAAACCGCTTAAATCCAAGCCTGTGATTTGATCTGTGGCTGTACTTATTGTCCCTGATCCGGTAACATTCGTACCACCTCCAGAACTAACCAAGTTATAATCATAAGTTGCTCCAACCTCTGCAGAAGTAAAAGTAAAGCTTGCAACATTCTGATTGGGTTCATCAATCGGATCCTGGTCAAAGCTTACTGAGTAACCTGCTGGAGCTGCGGTATCTTTGGTTTCCGTATCCGTAGCAGCAGTTCCCGCATTACCATTTGCATCGGTAAGCGTTACCGAAAGCGTGATGGTGCCATCTGCCAATCCACTTAAATCCAAGCCTGTGATATTATCAGTTGCTGTGCTTATTGTTCCTGAACCGGTAACATTCGTTCCACCACCAGAACTTGATAAGGTATAATTATAAGTCGAGCCTACTTCTGCTGAAGCAAAAGTAAAGTTTGTATTGTTTTGATTGTTGTTATTGATCGGGCTTTGATCGAATGTTGCTGAATAACCAGATGGAACTGTTGCATCCTTGGTTTTGGTATCGCTAGCTGCAGTTCCGGTATTACCATTTGCATCAGTAAGGGTAACAGAAAGTGTAACCGTGCCATCTCCCAAGCCACTCAAATCCAAGCCTGTGATATTATCTGTAGCTGAGGATATAGTTCCTGATCCGGTAACATTGGTGCTACCTCCTGTGCTGGATATCGTATAGTTAAAATCTGTTCCTACCTCAGCACCCACAAAGGTAAAACTCACTGATGATTCATTACCCGCATTGATCGGGTTTTGGTCTATGGTCACTGAATAACCGGATGGTACTGCAGAATCTTTGGTTTCCGTATCCGTAACAGCAGTTCCCGTATTACCATTTGCATCGGTAAGCGTAACAGAAAGCGTAACCGCACCATCCCCTAAGCCACTTACATCCAAACCTGTGATTTGATCTGTGGCTGTACTTATTGTCCCTGATCCGGTAACATTTGTACCACCTCCTGAGCTGGATAATGTGTAACTATAATCCGCACCAACTTCGGCAGATGCAAAAGTAAAGCTGACACTTGATTCATTACCTGCATTAATTGGGCTCTGGTCTATGGTAACTGAATAGCCCGACGGTGCTGCTGTATCTTTGGTTTCCGTGTCCGTAGTTGCAGTTCCGGTATTTCCGTTTACATCTGTAAGGGTTACAGAAAGCGTAATGGTGCCATCTGCCAGGCCACTTACATCCAAGCCACTAACTTGCTCTGTGGAAGAACCAATGGTTCCTGAACCGGTTACATTGGTACCCCCTCCCGAACTGGAAAGGGTATAATTATAAGTCGATCCTACTTCTGCCGAGCCAAAAGTAAAGCTAACTGCAGACTCATTCCCTGCATTGATCGGGTTTTGGTCTATGGTAACTGAATAGCCAGATGGTGCTGCAGTATCTTTGGTTTCCGTGTCCGTAGCTGCAGTTCCGGTATTTCCGTTTACATCAGTAAGGGTTACAGAAAGTGTAATGGTGCCATCTGCAAGGCCACTTACATCCAAACCTGTGATATTATCGGTAGTGGTGGTTATTGTTCCTGATCCGGTGACATTGGACCCTCCTCCTGAACTGGAAAGGGCATAACTATAATCAGCGCCCACCTCTGCGGAAGCAAAGGTAAAACTCACTGCTGATTCATTACCCGCATTGATCGGGCTTTGGTCTATGGTAACTGAATAGCCCGACGGTGCTGCTGTATCTTTGGTTTCCGTGTCCGTAGCTGCAGTTCCGGTATTTCCGTTTACATCTGTAAGGGTTACAGAAAGCGTAATGGTGCCATCTGCCAGGCCACTTACATCCAAGCCACTAACCTGCTCTGTGGAAGAACCAATGGTTCCTGAACCGGTTACATTGGTACCCCCTCCCGAACTGGAAAGGGTATAACTATAATCAGCACCCACCTCAGCAGAAGCAAAGGTAAAACTCACTGCTGACTCATTACCTGCATTGATCGGGTTTTGGTCTATGGTAACTGAATAGCCCGATGGTGCTGCAGTATCTTTGGTTTCCGTGTCCGTAGCTACAGTTCCGGTATTTCCGTTTACATCAGTAAGGGTTACAGAAAGTGTAATGGTGCCATCTTCCAAGCCACTTACATCCAAGCCTGTGATATTATCGGTAGCGGTGGTTATTGTTCCCGATCCGGTGACATTGGATCCCCCTCCTGAACTGGAAAGGGTATAACTATAATCAGCACCCACCTCTGCGGAAACAAAGGTAAAGCTAACCGCAGACTCATTCCCTGCATTAACCGGACTTTGGTCTAATACTACCGAATAACCAGTTGGAGCTTCCGTATCTTTGGTTTCCGTATCGGTAGCAGCAGTTCCCGTATTACCATTTGTATCGGTGAGAGTTACAGAAAGCGTAATCGTTCCATCCACTAAACCACTTACATCCAAACCATTAACTTGTTCTGTAGCAGATCCAATAGTTCCCGAACCGGTAACATTCGTTCCTCCTCCTGAACTAGATAGGGTATAATTGTAAGAAGCGCCCACCTCTGCGGAAGCAAAGGTGAAACTTACTGCAGGCTCATTTCCACCATTGATTGGACTTTGATCGAATGTCACCGAATAACCTGATGGGGCGGTGGTATCCTTGGTTTCAGTATCTGTGGCTGCAGTTCCGGTATTTCTCGCTGCATCAGTTAGGGTCACGGAAAGGGTAACAGTCCCTTCTCCCAAGCCACTTAAATCCAAACCTGTGATATTATCGGTAGCGGTGGATATTGTTCCTGATCCGGTAACATCCGTTCCTCCTCCAGAGCTGGATAGTGTGTAATTATAATCGGCTCCAACCTCTGCTGAGGCAA from Echinicola jeungdonensis harbors:
- a CDS encoding MBG domain-containing protein; its protein translation is MEKIYGKKLLKGLFPIIMGLLLVFQVSGQTFTEDFEDETTGKKTPFSSSSNEASVSFDYEFTSAGDGGIGEVLDNFGVGDSKSLDLLSNGSTGAIETFRIKRTDGAEFDFTGIYVANYGGDVITVQGYRSSSSVGSPQTVSNGDIKSLTFNVTVDEVHISSSDFFLVNIDEFSGEIVASNSAPTASSFTASNGPYENLTYTFSTSDFGYSDGDGDVLDHLLIESVPGSGTLYVDADNDDVYDGGEEVSTSDQVSKADLDAGNLQYIQNGSTNTSFQFEVNDGTDTSTGNYTATLNVSAVPTVTLSLSPSSKSESLTSNNVVTATLSNSYGANTTVNLSFGGTATNSVDYNLSGTSITVPAGSTSGTINLSNISDAIYEGNETVVIDISSVSNGTESGTQQETYTIIDDDPQPNASLELLNVYNPITDESGGQAYIRGKIDNIAGVTVTIPLTFSGTATGGGTDYSITGSSITISPGEPMDSIRVTSIFDGIEEGDETVIIDMDTPTNAVEDGTQQVTLTINDEDAAPPSGYSVSIDQSSINAFNESDASFTFSGAEVGTDYDYTFSSSGGGTDVTGNGTISTTTDQISNIDLSGLPDGTITLSVTLKDSFGNTGTAATDTKTKDATAPSGYIATFDQSGINASNESAISFTFGAAEVGAGYDYSISSSGGGTNVTGSGTVVSSTDQITGLNLSGLNDGTLSLSVTLTDDAGNTGSTATDTETKDTAAPTGYSVTIDQNPINSGNESAVSFTFASAEVGTDYDYTISSSGGGTNVTGSGTLITATDQITGLDVSGLGDGTLTLSVTLTDGAGNTGSAATDTESKDTTAPLGYAVSLDQSPINTGNETATSFTFASAEVGADYNYTLSSSGGGTDVTGSGTISTATDNITGLDLSGLGEGTVTLSVTLTDAARNTGTAATDTETKDTTAPSGYSVTFDQSPINGGNEPAVSFTFASAEVGASYNYTLSSSGGGTNVTGSGTIGSATEQVNGLDVSGLVDGTITLSVTLTDTNGNTGTAATDTETKDTEAPTGYSVVLDQSPVNAGNESAVSFTFVSAEVGADYSYTLSSSGGGSNVTGSGTITTATDNITGLDVSGLEDGTITLSVTLTDVNGNTGTVATDTETKDTAAPSGYSVTIDQNPINAGNESAVSFTFASAEVGADYSYTLSSSGGGTNVTGSGTIGSSTEQVSGLDVSGLADGTITLSVTLTDVNGNTGTAATDTETKDTAAPSGYSVTIDQSPINAGNESAVSFTFASAEVGADYSYALSSSGGGSNVTGSGTITTTTDNITGLDVSGLADGTITLSVTLTDVNGNTGTAATDTETKDTAAPSGYSVTIDQNPINAGNESAVSFTFGSAEVGSTYNYTLSSSGGGTNVTGSGTIGSSTEQVSGLDVSGLADGTITLSVTLTDVNGNTGTATTDTETKDTAAPSGYSVTIDQSPINAGNESSVSFTFASAEVGADYSYTLSSSGGGTNVTGSGTISTATDQITGLDVSGLGDGAVTLSVTLTDANGNTGTAVTDTETKDSAVPSGYSVTIDQNPINAGNESSVSFTFVGAEVGTDFNYTISSTGGSTNVTGSGTISSATDNITGLDLSGLGDGTVTLSVTLTDANGNTGTAASDTKTKDATVPSGYSATFDQSPINNNNQNNTNFTFASAEVGSTYNYTLSSSGGGTNVTGSGTISTATDNITGLDLSGLADGTITLSVTLTDANGNAGTAATDTETKDTAAPAGYSVSFDQDPIDEPNQNVASFTFTSAEVGATYDYNLVSSGGGTNVTGSGTISTATDQITGLDLSGLGDGTITLSVTLTDPAGNTGSTSTDTSTKDTNDAPTASSLSINGALTIGEVLTGNYTFTDPDGDTESGTTYQWYLSDDNAGTGKTAISGATNQQYTLQSADQGKYIGFEVTPNDGKDAGTTVESTLVGPVKIDQTITFPSIPTKTYGDPSFTLGVAQTDQGLTVTYTADDPTVVSISGNQATILKAGSTQITAAQSGDGVTNAATDITQNLTVDKATLTVTADNKTKVYGEIDPTLTVSYAGFTNGDDETALGRTLDISRAAGEDVGSYTIGVSGYTSGNYTINYVDGTFEVTEATLTVTADDKTKVYGETDPTLTVSYAGFTNGDDETALGGTLDISRAAGEDVGNYTITASGYTSGNYTINYVDGTFEITKASLTVTADDKTKVYGETDPTLTVSYAGFTNGDDETALGGTLDISRAAGEDVGSYTIGVSGYTSGNYTINYVDGTFEVTEATLTVTADDKTKVYGETDPTLTVSYAGFTNGDDETALGGMLDISRSAGEDVGNYTITAIGYTSGNYNINYVDGTFEITKASLTVTADDKTKVYGEADPTLTVSYAGFENGDDKTALGGTLDISRAAGEDVGNYTITAIGYTSGNYNINYVDGNFEVTQASLTVTADDKTKVYGEADPTLTVSYAGFENGDDKTALGGTLDISRAAGEDVGNYTITAIGYTSGNYNINYVDGNFEVTQASLTVTADDKTKVYGEADPTLTVSYAGFENGDDKTALGGTLDISRAAGEDVGNYTITAIGYTSGNYTINYVDGTFEVTEATLTVTAVDKTKVYGETDPTLTVSYAGFENGDDEAALGGMPDISRAAGEDVGNYIITATGYTSSNYTIKYVDGNFEIRKATLTVTADTQLKIFGQEDPELTYQASGFKNGDGKEVMSGALARASGEDVGGYPILIGTLDAGNDYKINFTGANLTIQARKIEEVIEPALVEVEWGMELEQVDLPATVLVRTEANEFINLEVEWIKSGIDTRSSGDYRITGRLQLQGSISGEALPVPSMYVVVLPKPLPENILLDNNSFEASVENNSLSIGTFTIEDPADNQHEVILVPGVEDNDYFILDGRTLFWNSEEALPGRTQFTVEVRVIDADGNVMVKTYTITREREGLEEIELTNTFSPNGDGANDTWGVPELKFFEGIRIMIFEKSGKRVFLTDNPEVKWDGTYNGEFLAPGAYFWVIKNQLTGEIRRGVLNLISR